A window of Photobacterium sp. GJ3 contains these coding sequences:
- a CDS encoding DUF2007 domain-containing protein yields MTSPWQQIYHAGNALEAHLVKGMLEHAGIDVRLTGENLSAAAGELPADVVQVALWVQEKDVSRASQLVMGYEQGGFTPWRCPACGELNEGQFDWCWQCSTDKPESA; encoded by the coding sequence ATGACCTCACCCTGGCAGCAAATTTATCATGCAGGTAACGCACTTGAAGCGCACCTGGTCAAAGGCATGCTGGAGCACGCGGGCATTGATGTCCGGTTGACCGGAGAGAATCTCAGTGCTGCGGCAGGTGAATTGCCTGCAGATGTGGTCCAGGTCGCGCTCTGGGTGCAGGAGAAGGATGTGTCCAGAGCCAGCCAGTTAGTGATGGGTTACGAACAGGGTGGGTTCACCCCATGGCGCTGCCCGGCCTGCGGAGAATTGAATGAAGGGCAGTTTGACTGGTGCTGGCAATGCAGCACGGACAAACCTGAGTCAGCCTGA
- a CDS encoding acyltransferase, producing the protein MREKIVFIDLLRCVAATAVVVIHVLGPYREMLGVLPDHAWITAVSYNSFSRWAVPVFIMITGALMLSDQRPFDLNYYLRRRLGKVLIPFIVWSVLYALLSGATGSGFQPELALSTLVAMPVHETYYHLGFFYYFIPLYLVIPFFQAWVKRADDTAVKGVTLVWMGLTTLFLFHMDGPWSAELVLYSGYLLLGYTMLRFSCPTRRWLLPLGIAALLLTDYMVISDSFAQGEYTVGRWLSYKTLNTVLIAAMVFAVCRYLADRLAEQTLSRLAFVSRYSLGIYLLHPLFLWPVRAFDWYPMHPAVMIPFWTVIAGGLALLMSWVLSRSRFTAWLVP; encoded by the coding sequence ATGAGAGAGAAGATCGTCTTTATTGATTTATTACGCTGTGTCGCTGCAACCGCTGTCGTGGTCATCCATGTGCTTGGTCCTTATCGGGAAATGCTGGGCGTGCTCCCGGACCACGCCTGGATCACGGCTGTCAGTTACAACAGCTTCAGCCGATGGGCTGTACCTGTCTTTATCATGATCACGGGCGCACTGATGCTCAGTGATCAGCGGCCCTTCGATTTGAACTATTACCTGCGCCGGCGCCTTGGCAAAGTCCTGATTCCTTTTATCGTCTGGTCTGTACTTTACGCGTTGCTTTCAGGAGCGACTGGATCCGGATTCCAGCCAGAGCTTGCGCTGTCCACGCTGGTGGCGATGCCGGTCCATGAAACCTATTACCACTTGGGCTTCTTTTATTACTTTATTCCGCTGTATCTGGTGATCCCTTTTTTTCAGGCGTGGGTGAAGCGGGCAGATGACACGGCTGTGAAAGGGGTGACGCTGGTCTGGATGGGACTCACCACTTTGTTCTTGTTTCATATGGATGGCCCATGGAGTGCTGAGCTGGTGCTTTACAGTGGCTATTTACTCCTGGGCTACACCATGCTTCGTTTTTCCTGTCCGACCCGTCGCTGGCTGCTGCCATTGGGGATCGCGGCTTTGCTTCTGACGGACTACATGGTCATCAGCGACAGCTTTGCGCAAGGGGAATATACGGTGGGACGCTGGCTGTCCTACAAAACCCTCAATACCGTGCTGATTGCGGCAATGGTTTTTGCCGTTTGCCGGTATCTGGCGGATCGGCTGGCAGAGCAGACGCTGTCCCGGCTGGCTTTCGTGAGCCGGTACAGTCTGGGGATTTACTTGTTGCACCCGCTGTTCCTCTGGCCGGTGCGGGCATTTGATTGGTATCCCATGCATCCGGCCGTGATGATTCCGTTCTGGACGGTGATTGCAGGCGGGCTGGCGTTGCTGATGAGCTGGGTACTCAGTCGCAGCCGTTTCACAGCCTGGCTGGTGCCCTGA
- a CDS encoding DUF4145 domain-containing protein, with protein MTEIELVVSRSRRLEYLLKRHYHAEGKGLHQLITSCEERLPHEIIPSLRYVATMRNKVVHEEGFELNVQGFRKACRDCEKELTPRSTRRVWAVAVLLVVGMTALALWFYSTNWHQIKFNP; from the coding sequence GTGACAGAAATTGAGTTAGTGGTGAGCCGGAGCCGGCGGCTTGAGTATCTGCTGAAGCGTCATTATCACGCCGAAGGAAAAGGTCTGCACCAGTTGATCACCAGTTGTGAAGAGCGATTACCACACGAAATCATTCCTTCGCTGCGTTATGTTGCAACGATGCGCAATAAGGTGGTCCATGAAGAGGGGTTTGAACTGAATGTTCAGGGCTTCCGAAAAGCCTGCCGTGATTGCGAAAAAGAACTGACACCCAGAAGTACCCGTCGAGTCTGGGCTGTCGCCGTGTTGCTGGTGGTCGGGATGACCGCGCTCGCACTGTGGTTCTATTCGACGAACTGGCATCAGATTAAATTCAACCCATAG
- a CDS encoding DUF2500 domain-containing protein: MTLTPFLILAVLLLLAVASFSLIYRRHLAGTNAVERQLVVQILDKQSITLSDAQPGQESEAYWVFVQPLKGGPKREFQVGPHYFHALTPGDQGTLTYRGQQFLHFALKR, encoded by the coding sequence ATGACCCTCACCCCATTTCTGATCCTGGCTGTCCTGCTGTTGCTCGCGGTAGCCAGCTTCAGCCTGATTTACCGTCGGCATCTGGCGGGCACCAACGCCGTCGAGCGACAGTTAGTCGTACAAATCCTCGATAAACAAAGCATCACGCTAAGTGATGCCCAACCCGGGCAGGAGTCCGAAGCCTATTGGGTGTTCGTTCAGCCACTCAAAGGCGGACCCAAGCGTGAATTCCAGGTCGGTCCACATTATTTTCATGCCCTGACCCCCGGAGATCAGGGCACACTGACCTATCGCGGCCAGCAATTTCTGCATTTTGCGCTGAAACGCTGA
- a CDS encoding lysoplasmalogenase, translating to MWVWLAVSFSALLHINAAYRGPQWQFYLFKPLTIVLLLATTIQFGSSDLYQKLIIAGLLCSVVGDICLMLPKDRFVAGLASFLLAHVIYSVAFWGELAGPIVWWLPALLGGAGIIVYLLLLPSLGRLAVPVAVYIAVILQMTWAAGEYWLTTRTGAGLAAFAGALIFLISDTLLALDRFRGRFAAATGGIMTTYYLSQALLVISVLLR from the coding sequence ATGTGGGTCTGGTTAGCCGTCTCTTTTTCTGCATTGCTGCATATTAATGCCGCCTATCGTGGCCCTCAGTGGCAATTTTATCTGTTCAAACCGCTGACGATTGTCTTACTGCTGGCAACAACCATCCAGTTTGGCTCCAGCGATCTGTATCAGAAGCTTATCATTGCCGGTTTACTGTGTTCTGTGGTGGGAGACATCTGCCTGATGTTGCCGAAAGACAGGTTTGTCGCTGGTTTGGCGAGTTTCCTGCTGGCACACGTCATTTATTCTGTAGCTTTCTGGGGAGAGCTTGCCGGACCGATTGTCTGGTGGCTGCCAGCTTTACTGGGGGGCGCAGGCATTATCGTTTATCTGCTGCTGTTGCCCTCTCTGGGTCGATTGGCAGTGCCTGTTGCGGTTTACATTGCCGTGATTCTGCAAATGACCTGGGCAGCAGGAGAGTACTGGCTCACCACCAGAACCGGCGCGGGACTGGCTGCGTTTGCAGGTGCGTTGATTTTTCTGATCTCCGATACCTTGCTTGCACTGGATCGATTCCGGGGCAGGTTTGCGGCGGCGACGGGAGGTATTATGACGACTTATTATCTGTCTCAGGCTTTGCTGGTGATCAGCGTGCTGCTCCGCTGA